A genomic segment from Bacteroidota bacterium encodes:
- a CDS encoding AraC family transcriptional regulator: MEIVYERISVPEKQSFISRKIELDYNDHQIHSHKNFELNMIISGVGRRIVGDNISNFKNNDLVLLGPNLAHSWELLDKEKNETPTSITTHFYENIVDTDIFRIPELNSIKELLNQANVGIQFKGKKLVQIRKEIEILANLKGLDKYIQLLKVFNHLLHFDNIEFLSLKTEHNPKLDKDKEKLNKVYEFVFTNIQEGIILKEVASHVAMAPTSFCRYFKKKTNSPFMQYVKNVRIKMATKMLIETDKTITQICYDCGYKNLANFNHYFKETTGKTPSEYRRCFE, from the coding sequence ATGGAAATAGTATACGAAAGAATCTCTGTTCCGGAAAAGCAATCATTTATTTCCAGAAAAATAGAGCTGGATTATAATGATCATCAGATACACTCTCATAAGAATTTTGAATTAAATATGATTATATCGGGAGTTGGTCGGAGAATAGTTGGAGATAATATATCTAATTTTAAGAATAATGATTTAGTACTTTTAGGGCCGAATCTGGCTCACAGTTGGGAATTACTGGATAAAGAAAAAAACGAGACACCAACATCTATCACAACCCACTTTTATGAAAATATTGTAGACACTGATATATTCAGGATTCCGGAATTAAACTCAATAAAAGAACTATTAAATCAGGCTAATGTAGGTATACAGTTTAAAGGAAAAAAACTCGTCCAAATAAGAAAAGAAATTGAAATACTTGCTAATTTAAAGGGGCTGGATAAATATATTCAACTATTAAAGGTTTTTAATCACTTGCTCCACTTCGACAATATTGAATTTTTATCATTAAAAACCGAACACAATCCGAAATTAGATAAAGATAAAGAGAAACTTAACAAAGTATATGAGTTTGTTTTCACAAATATCCAGGAAGGAATTATACTAAAAGAAGTTGCCAGCCATGTGGCAATGGCTCCTACTTCGTTCTGCAGATATTTTAAAAAGAAAACAAACTCACCATTTATGCAATATGTGAAAAACGTTCGCATAAAAATGGCTACTAAGATGTTAATAGAAACAGATAAAACCATTACCCAGATTTGTTACGACTGTGGTTATAAAAACCTGGCAAATTTTAATCATTATTTTAAAGAAACTACGGGTAAAACACCTTCGGAATACAGAAGATGTTTTGAGTAA
- a CDS encoding dihydrodipicolinate synthase family protein gives MGNILKGIIPPVVTPLLDDGVTLDEVGLQNIIEHLVKGGVHGLFMLGTTGEGSSLSYDLRKQLLAKTQEFVAGRIPVLAGVTDTSLEGTLEISNFAKSIGIDAVVIAPPYYLPISEKEFVNFLEDFIRQTDIPFVLYNMPSCTKMHMSLDLVEQAHRLGAIGVKDSSGDMNYLYSLIDRYKHDDNFSVLVGTELFLPEAVLNGGDGAVAGGANMFPELFVELYEAAKNNDRGKVKVLRDKVLWLYKTIYNVGDDTSRFVKNTKTVLMAMGVCNNQVASPLYRSKKEEISKLEEYLKEYNSGLVTNGES, from the coding sequence ATGGGAAATATTTTAAAAGGAATCATTCCGCCTGTAGTAACACCATTGTTAGATGATGGAGTAACCTTAGATGAGGTAGGTTTGCAAAATATTATAGAACATTTAGTAAAAGGAGGAGTTCATGGATTATTTATGCTCGGTACTACGGGTGAGGGATCCAGTTTGTCGTACGATCTGAGGAAACAATTATTAGCTAAGACACAAGAGTTTGTTGCGGGACGAATACCTGTATTGGCAGGTGTTACTGATACATCTTTGGAAGGAACTCTTGAAATTTCCAATTTTGCAAAGTCAATAGGAATTGATGCTGTTGTAATAGCTCCACCATATTATCTCCCTATTTCTGAAAAAGAATTTGTCAATTTCCTGGAAGATTTTATCCGTCAAACAGATATTCCATTCGTATTGTATAATATGCCAAGTTGTACCAAAATGCATATGTCGCTTGATTTGGTAGAACAAGCACATAGATTGGGAGCTATTGGCGTAAAAGACAGTTCAGGAGATATGAACTATTTATATTCGTTAATTGACAGGTATAAACACGATGACAATTTTTCGGTATTGGTAGGAACTGAATTGTTTTTGCCTGAAGCCGTTTTAAACGGCGGTGATGGCGCTGTTGCAGGGGGAGCCAATATGTTTCCTGAATTATTTGTAGAGCTATATGAGGCAGCAAAAAACAATGACAGGGGAAAAGTAAAAGTACTAAGAGATAAAGTATTATGGCTATATAAAACAATATATAATGTAGGAGATGATACTTCCCGTTTTGTAAAAAATACTAAAACTGTTCTTATGGCAATGGGAGTGTGTAATAATCAGGTTGCATCACCGCTATATCGTTCTAAAAAAGAAGAAATAAGTAAGCTGGAAGAGTACCTCAAAGAGTATAATTCGGGCTTAGTAACAAACGGAGAAAGTTAA
- a CDS encoding sodium/solute symporter (Members of the Solute:Sodium Symporter (SSS), TC 2.A.21 as described in tcdb.org, catalyze solute:Na+ symport. Known solutes for members of the family include sugars, amino acids, nucleosides, inositols, vitamins, urea or anions, depending on the system.), producing MSYSLGAIDTIIIGVYAMILIVMGWYFFRRSKTSEHFMVAGQSIPAWAAGIAVMSTYTSSISYIAVPGKAFDSNWHPLIFALSAIPVTWFVTAVVIPHYRKNNIISVYNYLEEKIGGWARAYAAISFVLYMIGRTAVILYLSSLLLSAFLDVDIQNVIILIGIVTIIYTLMGGMEAVIWTDVMQSVIMVGGILFVVAILSYDVFSGTDSVIQQAYYGGKFSFGDSTFSLSNRTIWVMIIYGVTENIRNLIADQNYTQKYSSVGSEKEAKKSVWVAMLIYLPLTAIFLFVGTALFAFYSDGVHQLGAEITKGDQVFPYFIATELPVGLKGLIIAAIIAASMSTVDSALNSSATVLYVDFYKKFFKGDLSERRSLVFLRSVTVIWGIFGIAFAVTLINAKSALDVWWEISGIFGGGILGLFLLALFNAKLTFTQGITSVLFSIMVIIWATFMHNLSPEYTWLESDFDPILIGAVATGAMILIALIFVVYNKYKTLIEGEKQEIFTTK from the coding sequence ATGAGTTACTCACTTGGAGCTATTGATACGATCATTATTGGAGTATATGCGATGATTCTCATTGTAATGGGGTGGTATTTTTTTCGGCGAAGCAAAACATCGGAGCATTTTATGGTAGCCGGGCAGAGTATCCCCGCATGGGCTGCCGGAATAGCTGTAATGAGTACATATACAAGTAGTATTTCTTATATTGCTGTTCCCGGAAAAGCATTTGATTCTAACTGGCATCCGTTGATTTTTGCATTGTCGGCAATCCCGGTAACCTGGTTTGTTACGGCAGTAGTAATACCTCATTATCGGAAAAACAATATTATTTCGGTATATAATTATCTGGAAGAAAAAATCGGAGGCTGGGCCAGAGCCTATGCTGCCATTTCCTTTGTGCTTTATATGATTGGGCGTACTGCCGTTATTCTATATCTTTCTTCTTTATTATTGAGCGCATTTCTCGACGTTGATATTCAAAATGTGATTATATTAATTGGTATTGTTACAATTATCTATACTTTAATGGGAGGAATGGAAGCTGTAATTTGGACGGATGTAATGCAATCTGTAATTATGGTTGGGGGTATTTTGTTTGTAGTGGCAATTTTATCATATGATGTGTTTTCCGGAACTGATAGTGTGATTCAGCAAGCGTATTATGGCGGGAAGTTTAGTTTTGGAGATTCTACTTTTTCCCTAAGTAACCGTACAATTTGGGTGATGATTATTTATGGTGTTACAGAAAATATCCGGAATCTTATCGCCGATCAAAATTATACCCAAAAATACTCTTCGGTAGGAAGTGAAAAGGAAGCAAAGAAGTCTGTATGGGTGGCAATGCTTATTTATTTGCCCTTAACCGCAATATTCCTGTTTGTAGGAACTGCCTTGTTTGCTTTTTATTCTGATGGAGTTCATCAATTGGGTGCAGAGATAACAAAAGGAGATCAGGTATTCCCGTATTTTATTGCGACAGAATTACCCGTTGGATTAAAAGGTTTGATTATCGCCGCTATTATTGCCGCTTCCATGAGTACTGTAGATTCGGCACTGAACAGTTCGGCTACTGTGCTCTATGTTGATTTTTATAAAAAATTTTTTAAAGGTGATTTAAGCGAAAGGCGAAGCTTGGTATTTCTACGTTCAGTAACAGTAATATGGGGAATATTTGGTATTGCCTTTGCCGTTACATTAATAAATGCTAAAAGTGCTCTGGATGTTTGGTGGGAAATTTCAGGAATTTTCGGTGGAGGGATATTAGGATTATTCCTATTGGCCCTTTTTAATGCTAAATTAACTTTCACTCAGGGTATTACTTCAGTATTATTCAGTATCATGGTTATTATATGGGCGACATTTATGCATAATCTGTCACCGGAATATACATGGCTTGAGAGTGATTTTGATCCGATATTAATAGGAGCAGTAGCTACAGGGGCTATGATATTGATTGCTCTGATATTTGTTGTATACAATAAATATAAAACATTGATAGAAGGTGAAAAACAAGAAATATTTACTACTAAATAA
- a CDS encoding PHP domain-containing protein → MLKNRYSFASVILIVIILFIYLFGHNDIYIQNAITLEPATDFGVEISIWRILFEPILGVMLFLLRSQAWLAEPFYMFVWFFVVYLLYSVYYTFRIAESNKIVVFLRKMLLAPAFLIFYIAFILIIVVAPLPANRIVNNAENTILVNTHSHSDYSHDGLISQENLRKWHKRNNFDAFFITDHGHHKNTLEYVNYLKEKDDTDLPVVMVGEEYSGSNHITILGLDRDFDTKGYSDARAIDSAHAQNGVAITAHWFQGERNSLEYYRDQGVDGFEIEKQGKHITYNRDTYASIKSFASENNLIMNGAVDYHGHGEACFVWNAFEIPGWNDLNYEEKEESILSVIRNREQDKLKVLIYRDREYYYSDYLWFSPVLNFYSYFRSLNFYQILSWIVWIIVMNFMMRNVKITSYSFTNSVLIKSLFLSLFILLLGLNYRLRIPGVSPPNEIYEEYSNIMLILGFAAILYFGVVLFYNIRKTKS, encoded by the coding sequence ATGCTTAAGAATAGATATTCATTTGCTTCGGTTATTCTAATTGTCATCATATTATTTATTTATCTGTTTGGGCACAATGATATATATATACAAAATGCAATAACTCTTGAACCGGCAACAGATTTTGGTGTAGAAATATCAATTTGGAGAATTTTGTTTGAGCCGATATTAGGGGTGATGCTTTTTTTGCTCAGGTCACAGGCATGGTTAGCAGAACCTTTTTACATGTTTGTGTGGTTTTTTGTAGTCTATCTGCTTTATTCGGTTTATTATACATTTCGAATAGCTGAGAGTAATAAAATAGTAGTATTCCTGCGAAAAATGCTACTGGCTCCGGCATTCTTAATTTTTTATATCGCATTTATCCTAATAATTGTAGTTGCGCCATTACCGGCAAATAGAATAGTAAATAATGCTGAAAATACTATATTAGTAAATACACATAGTCATAGCGATTACAGTCATGATGGATTAATTTCGCAGGAAAATCTACGAAAATGGCATAAACGAAATAATTTTGATGCTTTTTTTATTACAGATCACGGACATCACAAGAATACTTTAGAATACGTAAACTATCTCAAAGAAAAAGATGATACAGACTTGCCGGTGGTCATGGTTGGAGAAGAATACTCCGGTTCCAATCACATTACAATACTTGGACTTGACAGAGATTTTGATACGAAAGGTTACAGCGATGCCCGTGCAATTGATTCTGCCCATGCTCAAAATGGAGTTGCAATAACAGCACATTGGTTTCAGGGTGAAAGAAATTCATTAGAGTATTACAGAGATCAGGGTGTTGACGGTTTTGAGATAGAGAAGCAGGGTAAGCATATTACATATAACAGAGATACTTATGCAAGTATTAAATCATTTGCAAGTGAAAATAATTTGATAATGAACGGAGCTGTTGACTATCATGGTCATGGTGAAGCTTGTTTTGTATGGAATGCTTTTGAAATACCGGGTTGGAATGATCTCAACTATGAAGAGAAAGAAGAGTCAATACTTTCTGTTATACGTAACAGGGAACAGGATAAGCTGAAAGTGCTGATTTATAGAGATAGAGAATATTACTACAGTGATTATTTGTGGTTTAGTCCGGTGTTGAATTTTTACTCTTACTTCCGTTCACTTAATTTTTATCAAATATTATCCTGGATAGTTTGGATAATTGTGATGAACTTTATGATGAGAAACGTAAAAATAACAAGCTATAGTTTTACAAATTCAGTATTGATAAAATCACTGTTCCTGTCTTTATTTATCTTATTACTTGGGTTAAATTACAGGTTGAGAATACCGGGAGTATCTCCTCCAAACGAGATATATGAAGAATATAGTAATATCATGCTGATACTAGGGTTTGCTGCTATATTATACTTCGGAGTAGTATTATTTTATAATATTAGAAAAACTAAATCATGA
- a CDS encoding polysaccharide deacetylase family protein has product MNYKFRKLFITGIISVFIVFNSCDSGDEPKTNDAAMTQAEKLGFEKGKKILIIHADDIGMCEEANIAAKQYLGENQIQSISLMAPCPAVDEMTEWLKENKGFDAGIHLTLTSEWKTYRWSSVTPKELVPGLIDGKGMLWPDVLSVVANAHVVEVEKEIRAQIDKVINSGFRPTHLDSHMGTVFAHYSFLDVYLKIAEEYNIPATVPDLSKPELVEYYKEKGFPINEDYIKRVVQYEMPKLDNYLTVPEGNTYEELRENFLGELSSLGPGITEFYFHPSAYSEELKEITNSWQRRVWEAELFSDPLVHKFFEENNIGFTNWIEIMSLHKT; this is encoded by the coding sequence ATGAATTATAAATTCAGGAAGCTTTTTATAACGGGTATCATCAGTGTATTTATAGTGTTTAATTCTTGTGATTCAGGTGATGAACCAAAAACAAATGATGCCGCAATGACACAGGCGGAAAAACTCGGATTTGAAAAGGGGAAAAAGATACTAATTATTCATGCCGATGATATTGGTATGTGTGAAGAGGCTAATATAGCAGCAAAGCAATACTTAGGTGAAAATCAAATTCAATCAATATCATTAATGGCACCTTGTCCTGCAGTGGATGAAATGACGGAATGGCTAAAAGAGAATAAGGGTTTTGATGCCGGAATACATTTAACCTTAACAAGCGAATGGAAGACTTACAGATGGTCTTCTGTTACCCCAAAAGAGCTTGTCCCCGGTTTGATTGATGGTAAAGGTATGCTGTGGCCCGATGTTCTTTCAGTTGTTGCGAATGCTCATGTGGTGGAAGTAGAAAAAGAAATCAGGGCCCAGATAGATAAAGTGATTAATAGTGGTTTTAGGCCAACTCATTTAGACTCCCACATGGGAACTGTTTTCGCACATTACAGTTTTTTGGATGTTTACCTTAAAATTGCTGAAGAGTACAATATTCCGGCAACAGTACCTGATTTGTCAAAACCTGAATTGGTAGAGTATTATAAGGAAAAAGGATTTCCAATAAATGAAGATTATATTAAAAGAGTTGTTCAGTATGAAATGCCGAAATTAGACAATTATTTAACTGTCCCGGAGGGTAATACTTATGAGGAATTAAGAGAGAATTTCTTAGGAGAGCTTAGCTCGTTGGGGCCCGGAATAACGGAATTTTATTTTCATCCATCCGCATATAGCGAAGAACTTAAGGAGATTACCAATTCTTGGCAGAGAAGGGTTTGGGAAGCCGAACTGTTTAGTGATCCTTTAGTTCATAAATTCTTTGAAGAAAATAATATTGGATTTACTAACTGGATAGAAATTATGAGTTTACATAAGACCTGA
- a CDS encoding GH92 family glycosyl hydrolase, protein MRYIVLLFIVAILVQGCNNNKAEDLTKYVNQHIGGVGHLLHPTYPVIHLPNQMIRMHPASLDYLDDRIRYFSLSMISHREGTLFGVLPLSGKISDSISNYQIYDHDLEEITPYYYKNYFVESDIKSEFTISEKSGMFRFSFPKTKDKCLKLHINNSGYWKSENPNTIIGIENFKGMKAYVYGEFDSDCSIKFNEEIEVNKRRNTQRTQANAWCSFDNETVKFRYSISFISFDQAKKNLSAEITDWNFEDLRSKANKKWNSRLGLIKVEGADEAQKKVFYTALSRYYERMVNINEQGKYYSAYDNKVHKAERDFYIDDWVWDSYVAQHPLRMILDPEQEADMLNSYVEMYKQSSWMPQFPLLFGDKAAMHGFHSTVVFLDAYRKGISNYNIEKSYEGLKKNADMATMLPWANGEKTQLDDFYRENGFFPALDRGEEEFEEKVHWFEKRQSVAITMAHSYDDWALGELANELHKTEDFNYYNSQSNNYKNLYNSQEKLMWPKNSSGNWIDIDPKFDGGPGGRDYYDENNGYTYAWQVQHDIPGLIDLMGGNEEFVRNLDNLFHEDLGRRKWQFWAKFPDSSGMVGQFSMGNELSFHIPYLYNYAGAPWKTQKRIRQLLDAWFQDSIFGIPGDEDGGAMSSFVVFSMMGFYPVTPGLPIYTIGSPVFEKTTIDLPNGRKFKIIAKNYSEKNKYIQSIKLNGKEYNKFWFSHDDILAGSTLELEMGEYPNKDLGLNVEYKININDSKD, encoded by the coding sequence ATGAGATATATTGTTTTACTTTTTATTGTTGCGATATTAGTTCAGGGATGTAATAATAACAAGGCGGAGGATCTGACTAAATACGTCAACCAGCACATTGGGGGAGTAGGTCATCTACTGCATCCAACATATCCGGTTATTCATTTACCTAATCAAATGATACGTATGCATCCTGCCAGTTTGGATTACCTAGATGATAGGATAAGGTATTTTTCATTATCTATGATATCACACCGTGAAGGAACACTTTTTGGAGTACTGCCTTTATCAGGAAAAATAAGCGACAGCATATCGAATTACCAGATTTACGATCACGATTTAGAGGAAATCACCCCGTATTACTATAAAAACTATTTTGTAGAATCTGATATTAAAAGCGAATTTACCATTTCAGAAAAAAGTGGCATGTTTAGGTTTAGTTTTCCAAAAACCAAGGACAAATGTCTAAAATTACATATAAATAACAGTGGTTATTGGAAAAGTGAAAATCCTAATACGATAATAGGAATAGAGAATTTTAAAGGGATGAAGGCATATGTTTATGGTGAGTTTGATAGTGATTGTAGTATAAAATTTAATGAGGAAATAGAAGTAAACAAAAGAAGAAATACGCAAAGGACACAAGCTAATGCCTGGTGTAGTTTTGATAATGAAACTGTGAAGTTTAGATATTCTATTTCATTTATTAGTTTCGATCAGGCAAAAAAGAATTTGTCTGCGGAAATTACCGATTGGAATTTTGAAGATCTAAGATCAAAAGCAAACAAAAAATGGAATAGTAGACTGGGGCTGATAAAGGTAGAGGGAGCTGATGAGGCTCAAAAGAAGGTGTTTTATACAGCATTGTCGAGGTATTATGAGCGCATGGTTAATATAAATGAACAGGGAAAATATTACAGCGCTTATGATAATAAGGTTCATAAAGCAGAACGTGATTTTTATATAGATGATTGGGTTTGGGATTCCTATGTGGCACAGCATCCATTACGAATGATCCTTGATCCTGAGCAGGAAGCAGATATGCTGAATTCATATGTTGAAATGTATAAGCAAAGTTCGTGGATGCCACAATTTCCATTGTTATTTGGAGATAAAGCTGCGATGCACGGATTTCATTCAACAGTTGTTTTTCTTGATGCCTATCGAAAAGGGATTAGTAATTATAATATAGAAAAATCATACGAAGGTTTGAAGAAGAATGCCGATATGGCAACTATGCTTCCTTGGGCAAATGGAGAAAAAACGCAACTGGATGATTTTTACAGAGAAAATGGTTTTTTTCCTGCTTTAGACCGTGGAGAAGAAGAGTTTGAGGAAAAGGTACACTGGTTCGAAAAACGCCAGAGTGTCGCAATTACAATGGCTCACAGTTACGATGACTGGGCATTGGGAGAGCTGGCAAATGAACTGCATAAAACAGAAGATTTTAACTATTACAACAGCCAGTCTAATAATTATAAAAATCTATATAATTCGCAGGAAAAACTTATGTGGCCCAAAAACTCTTCGGGCAATTGGATAGATATTGATCCAAAGTTTGATGGAGGACCAGGGGGGAGAGATTATTATGACGAGAATAACGGTTATACTTATGCCTGGCAGGTTCAGCACGATATTCCCGGATTGATTGATCTGATGGGAGGTAATGAAGAGTTTGTTAGAAATCTCGATAATTTATTTCACGAAGATTTAGGGAGACGAAAATGGCAGTTTTGGGCAAAATTCCCCGATTCCAGCGGAATGGTGGGGCAGTTTTCAATGGGAAATGAGCTGAGCTTTCATATTCCGTATCTTTATAACTATGCAGGAGCACCCTGGAAAACACAAAAACGAATTCGCCAATTACTGGATGCGTGGTTTCAGGATAGTATTTTTGGTATCCCCGGCGATGAGGACGGAGGAGCTATGTCTTCTTTTGTGGTATTTTCGATGATGGGATTTTATCCTGTTACTCCAGGTTTGCCAATATACACAATTGGTAGTCCTGTTTTTGAGAAAACAACAATTGATTTGCCAAACGGTAGGAAATTCAAAATAATCGCAAAAAATTATTCGGAAAAAAATAAGTATATTCAGAGTATAAAACTCAATGGGAAAGAATACAATAAATTCTGGTTTTCGCACGATGATATTCTTGC